GAGCTTCACTAAAACAACAAGCTTTTTTGCCCTAATCTAAAAATATAAAGGTTTTTTCATGACGCAACGCTCTCTTACTATTCTTTTAGCTGCTCCTCGGGGATTTTGTGCAGGGGTAGAACGCGCCATTCAAGCCGTTGAGCATGCGCTTGAAACATATGGTCGACCCGTTTATGTTCGTCATGAAATTGTCCATAATCGATTTGTTGTCGAAACCCTAGAAGAAAAAGGGGCCATTTTTGTTGAAGATTTGGATGAAGTTCCTGATGATAGACCTGTGGTTTTTTCTGCCCATGGTGTACCCAAGGTTGTACCAGCTGAAGCAACGCGTCGCAAAATGGTTTATCTTGATGCAACATGTCCTTTGGTCAGCAAAGTCCACCGCGAGGCTGAACGCCATTATAACGCAGGCAGACATATGCTCTTAATCGGGCATGAAAGTCATCCTGAAGTTATAGGCACCATGGGTCAACTGCCACCTGGGTCAATTACATTAATAGAAAATCCAACAATTGCTGAAACCATTGAGGTGCCAGATAAAGAACTTGCCTATATCACCCAAACAACTTTATCTGTTGATGAAGCCGCAGAAACTATTACCATTTTAAAACGACGTTTCCCTAAAATTTTTGGACCCAAAAAAGAAGATATTTGTTACGCTACAACCAACAGACAACTTGCCGTTAAAGCAATTGCACCGCGATGCGATGCATTTATGGTTATTGGGGCTACCAATTCATCAAATTCTATGCGCCTGGTAGAGGTTGCTTTATCATCCCAATGTCCTAAAGCTGTTCTTGTACAGCGGGCAAGTGAAATTGATTGGGACTGGCTTGCCAACGTTAACAAATTAGGTATTTCTGCTGGTGCGTCTGCACCCGAAGTATTGGTTGAAGAAGTGATTCAAGCTTGTCGTGGGTATTTTAACGTCAATATTGAAGAAGTAACCGTAACCCAGGAACATGTTCATTTTAAATTGCCGCGGGCTGTCAACAGCTAATCTTTAGTAATGGCGGTTTATACCAACATTGAATCTTATGATCTTATTCATTTTATGACCCATTATGATTTGGGTCAGCTTTTATCCTTTTCAGGAATATCCACCGGCACAGATAATACCAATTATTTAGTGAAAACAACAAAAAGTTCTTATATTTTAACCCTTTATGAATCAAGGGTTAAAAAAAAAGATTTACCCTTTTTTATGGAACTTATGCACTATTTTGCCAATCATGATATTCCATGTGCCCAACCTATTGCCGACCGAAACGGATTATATTATCGAAATTTTATTAAAAACCCTGCCAGTTTTATAAGCTTCATCGAAGGTGAATCTTATACCATCCCAACTGTTGACCATTGTAAAGAAGTTGGAAAAACTGTTGCCAACCTTCATAATGTTGGAGTTAATTTTTCCGGACAACGCCCCAATGATCTTGGATTATCCGCATGGGAAGAATTAATCACTAAATGGGTTCATCATTTATCACCAGATCAACAAAACCACATAACCCAAGAATTAATATTTCTTAAAACACATTGGCCTCAAAATCTATCCAAGGGGGCTATCCATGCTGATCTTTTTCCGGATAATGTTTTTTTTAAAGAATCAACAGTATCAGGGATTATTGATTTTTATTTTTCATGTACCGATTTTCTGATCTATGATTTAGCCATATGTCTTAATGCTTGGTGCTTTGATAAAAATTTATTTAATAGTAAAAAGGGGCAAGTTTTTTTAAATGCTTATCAAATGATACGACCTCTTCCCAAAATTGAACAAGAATATCTACCCTTCATGGCACGAGCAGCAGCTTTAAGGTTTTTTGTAACACGGATGACCGATTGGTTATTTCGTAAAGCAGGCCCCCTTGTTCATTATAAAGACCCCCAAGAATATTGGGATATTCTTTGTTTTCATCAAAAAATTACCTCTTATAAAGATTATGTAAATGGATAAGAGCGTATTAAACATCATTAATATTTTTACCGATGGGGCGTGTAGTGGGAACCCTGGTCCCGGGGGATGGGGGGCAATTTTATATTACAAAAATATAGAAAAAGAAATTTTAGGGGGAGAAACGTCAACCACCAATAACCGTATGGAATTAATGGCACCGATTAAAGCTTTGGAAATTTTAAAAAAACCTAGCCATGTTAACATTTATACCGACAGTATTTATGTTAAAGAAGGAATTACAAATTGGATTCATGGATGGAAAAAAAATAATTGGCGAACATCAAATAAAAAACCTGTCAAAAATATCGATTTATGGCAACAGTTAGACACGTTATGCCAAAAACATCAAATAAATTGGCATTGGATCAAAGGTCATGTCGGCCATCCTCAAAATGAACGTGCAGATTACCTTGCACGTCAAGCCATCAAAGACCTTCAGGGCACCAATTCATAATATCTTAGAAATTATTATCATCTAATTTTAAATTCAATGATCTATTAAATATATCATTGCATCTTAAATAAAAATATAAAGCGCAGAATTATTTTGATTAAAGATATTTTAATACCGATTCCGCACATGAAACTTCAAAAGCACCTGGAACTTCAATAAAAAGAGATTTAACAATTTTATCTTCAATAATCATAGCATAACGTTTTGATCGCAACCCCATTCCCCTATTTGTGGCATCAAGAACTAAATCCACAGCCTTGGT
This portion of the Alphaproteobacteria bacterium genome encodes:
- the ispH gene encoding 4-hydroxy-3-methylbut-2-enyl diphosphate reductase is translated as MTQRSLTILLAAPRGFCAGVERAIQAVEHALETYGRPVYVRHEIVHNRFVVETLEEKGAIFVEDLDEVPDDRPVVFSAHGVPKVVPAEATRRKMVYLDATCPLVSKVHREAERHYNAGRHMLLIGHESHPEVIGTMGQLPPGSITLIENPTIAETIEVPDKELAYITQTTLSVDEAAETITILKRRFPKIFGPKKEDICYATTNRQLAVKAIAPRCDAFMVIGATNSSNSMRLVEVALSSQCPKAVLVQRASEIDWDWLANVNKLGISAGASAPEVLVEEVIQACRGYFNVNIEEVTVTQEHVHFKLPRAVNS
- a CDS encoding homoserine kinase codes for the protein MAVYTNIESYDLIHFMTHYDLGQLLSFSGISTGTDNTNYLVKTTKSSYILTLYESRVKKKDLPFFMELMHYFANHDIPCAQPIADRNGLYYRNFIKNPASFISFIEGESYTIPTVDHCKEVGKTVANLHNVGVNFSGQRPNDLGLSAWEELITKWVHHLSPDQQNHITQELIFLKTHWPQNLSKGAIHADLFPDNVFFKESTVSGIIDFYFSCTDFLIYDLAICLNAWCFDKNLFNSKKGQVFLNAYQMIRPLPKIEQEYLPFMARAAALRFFVTRMTDWLFRKAGPLVHYKDPQEYWDILCFHQKITSYKDYVNG
- the rnhA gene encoding ribonuclease HI gives rise to the protein MDKSVLNIINIFTDGACSGNPGPGGWGAILYYKNIEKEILGGETSTTNNRMELMAPIKALEILKKPSHVNIYTDSIYVKEGITNWIHGWKKNNWRTSNKKPVKNIDLWQQLDTLCQKHQINWHWIKGHVGHPQNERADYLARQAIKDLQGTNS